Genomic segment of Juglans microcarpa x Juglans regia isolate MS1-56 chromosome 7S, Jm3101_v1.0, whole genome shotgun sequence:
TTTTGTGAATGATTCTcttttattcatcatcatcctataatgtaacattaaataataggttcacaaataaaatataataagagaaatgttatagACAACCGCCTTGAGAACCTTTAGAAAACCGTTGTCCACATGGAGATGAAACAGTGAATTTGCTATAGACAAACGCCTTGAGAACCTTTGGGGTTGACGGTTGAGGGTTGAGGGAGAAATTGGTCAATTTGCTTAACCACGTAAGGTGTGTTTGGCTGATGCAAAGAGTTTTTTTGGATGGAAAAGACCTAAATTCTTCGTCAATATTGAAAGATCAGTCATACTCCAAAGGCTATATATTTTGAAAGATTGTAAAGTTTCTCTATTAGATAATCCCATTCTTCGCAAGCCGTCACCGACTCCCTCGTCCAATTTCTCAACACCTTAGCATTCTTGACAGACACGACAGAACACGGTACACAGCACAGAAGACGAAACGCATTACTGAGATAGACAAGAACCGAAACCCACAAACTAGACAGCGCAACAGAGATTTCATTTCAACTGTCGGATGGCAAGGGATAGCTGCTTGGCTCGTGTGACCGCCGGCGTTGCCGTAGGCGGTGCCGTAGGTGGCGCCGTTGGTAATTCCCCCCTACTCCTCGAAAACCCTAATCTGTTTCtgtctttcctttctttttcttttttcaattccGAGGTTCCTTAACAACCTTATTGTTCACCGTTCGTTTTGGGGtatttttgcttcttttcttgGATTGCGTACTTATTTTCCAATTTTACTCTTGGTTTTCCTGGGGGTTCTTAGCAATGCATTTTGGTGTTGCAAGTAGCCAAGTGTTAAAATCTTGATCTTTAGGGGTGTATTTCCAGGCGAGCCCTATTGTCTAAACAATACCCACTTCACCGCTTCTATAATTGTGGCAGGATGACTTGTTATTTTTTGTGCATGTATTGCTGTTCGTAATGTTGATGCATAATGGATTTTACACCTGActataagttttattaaaataaagagtcaataaaagaggaaaatttAGCCTTGAATTCATTTACTGCATTTTAAAGCATGCCCCCTTGTGGTAAACCGCATGGGCCATCGCTATCGTTCTTGGGTATATCGTTTGTCTTGCTATGTATGTTAAGAGTTTAATAAATTTCCAACCTTGATGGAAatagtttcattttttctcaCTTTGACCTCTAGCAAGTCTACATTTATAATTCTTGTATTATTTCTTTATCTAATCATATGTGATATATACAGGTGCTGTGTATGGCACTTATGAAGCTATTAGGTATAAGGTACTTGTCTTGAACTTCAACTCGTGAGATTGTGTAGACTTCACTTTTGACtactctttcttcttccttttttctcttttttccacATTGCATATGATCTTCCCAAACGACCTTTTTCATGTTACTGTGCATAGTTCTTACACACTTTGTATGAGTAGGAGATGCATAATACCGGCATCAAGAATGAAtgcacttttttaaaaaaaaaaaaggagatgcATAATATGTCCATGCAGAAAATCGGATGCTCATTGCAAGATAGCCTGTTAGCATACCATGAAACATAGATTCAATTTCTGGAGCTGTCATACGAGGCTTGGTTATTGCCCCTTGTGAATGGTTTGTTCTGCTTAGAAACAAATAACTGGCATTATAAAGAACCTGCTTGCAGCACAAAAGCCTCAGCTAAATGTTTTGAACCTTATCGTGGATGATTAATAGATTGTGGGGGTGAAATAATGGCTTGTATGGTGGCATTGGTGTGGCTGATATCACACACAAAGCCCACTATTTTTTACCATTATAGCGATTAAAATTGTGATGTAAGCAAAAGGCAGTCTCACGCAAGGTTCAAAAGGTGGAtatattgaatattgataaagtttaaaattcatgtatatatataaaaagttcaGCATATTGAAGTGCTGATTTAAAACTTTATTCTACAGATTTGTTTAGCAGCTGTTCTAAGTCTAGTAAAATCCATTTGTTAACAACTTAACCCATGCCAAATAAAGATGGTAATTACCATAGCATGTTGAATAGAGTGATGCATGGAGAAGTTTATTATGTTGTAAGATTAAGAGTAAAACTAAGAGCCAAACCCAAGAGGTTGGCTTAAGTGATAAagaaaggccttggtcttggtagtATGCTACCTCTAGGTATAAGGTTCAAATCCTtttgagtgcaaacaattttttggAGCCATCAGATTGGGGAACttcctcttgaattacccgatgtgcacttgcaggaaactcttTGCTGAGGGTCTGTGCAACCCTGATATTAATCGGGCTTTTTTCTCGGACACCcggtaccaataaaaaaactgaGTGAAACTACGAGCCAAGGGCCCACTAGATCTTCACTGGACTGCACCTTCGTGGCCTTATGAATATTGGGTgactttcttttgttttcttggtgtctttttccctttcttctccAGCTTTGGGTTGGCTGCCTTTAGTCTGATTTTGATCCGATCTTGTTAGTATAATTTGGACTCATCTGTACATTCCATATCTTAAGGGTCATGTAATAACCAAAACCCAAGTTAGGAAGTACTATGTATAAAATTGTGGTAAAACATTGACTGAATCAATGAATTGAGGCAGCTGTTGTTTTTTGGATGAGATATCCTCATTGGTAGCCGCTCTTCTTCCTGGCAACCCATTGCCtatatttaaatttctcaatGTGAATCAATATCTTAGCTAAGTGTGATTTGTGTAGCCAGATGAGATATCCTCATTGGTAGACCCCTAGGAAAAATACTGATTTGTGCAGCCAGATGAGTATAGGGCTAAGAAGGAAAGTTAtctttgattaatatatatatgtatatttatattcatatagaACATACTTTTGGATGCATAACTGTGAAATCAccttcacttataaaaaaagaaaaactgggaAATTACCTTCTCTACGAGTCTACAGCTTAGATCTTCTGCCTACagaaaacatatttatatcACCCATGATTGTCAATTGATAAACTAATTCACTTTGGATGTCAATATTTGCAATtgcttttataattatatttcatgtaataaataattatttggatATATGCAGGTACCAGGACTAATGAAGATCAGGTACATTGGACAAACAACACTAGGCAGTGCCGCCATTTTTGGTCTTTTCTTGGGTGCTGGAAGCCTGATACATTGTGGGAAGTCATATTAAGGACTTTTTGATGGATTAATTTGTCTGTGCTTTGAGCTTTGATGTGATCAATTGCCCTTTGGCCTTGGATGGTATGTGAAGAGTgcataattatttcttaaaaggCAAAACTTTTGTTGTGGTGTTATTTTCATGGGTGCTAGGAAATTCATGGAAATTATCCTTCAAATCATTGtcaaattttctttataatttctaTCTGATACTGGCTGTGCATTGTGGTATGATCAGCTGAACTAATCTAGTACAGCCTTTTCTTATGTTTGCGGCACTTGTTTCCTGCATTCCAGGAAAAGAGTTCTTCCCTTCCGGAACTCTCCGCATATGTTTGACCTGTTTGTGTTATCGCAGACACGTAAGAATCGTAAGATTGCATTCAAAACCAAGGGAGAGAACAAAGAAAAGGTACCAAAAAAGGGTCaccttattattattgttgcaGTGTTTACAAAGGCATCACTGTTAGCAGAAAGGCCTCATTCCACAATACCTAGAATCCCTTCAAAATATATGGACAGAAGCAATCGGAAGAGAACATTCAAAAGCTCATGCGCAACAGACGCCGCCACATTCCCCTATTATCGAAGCTGAAATGTAACGACTATTGGATTCTCAATGCAAACGTACATCAGCGGTTGGAGCATTTTGACCTGCAAAATCTGTCTTGGAATGACTCTGCTACGTTTGGACAGTGAGagtatattttgtgaataatagtgaaaaattaatgatagaatattaaatagtagtgaataataataaaaaaataagtgaaaagtaataatagaataattaataatagtgagatattctgAGAGTACTTAAAATACTGTTGGTACCCAAAACTTAGTGCGACAATTAATACACTAGTTATGTACCAAAACCAACCCCAAACAAAGCCTTAGCCcattactataaatatataaacataaatgcattatacaaaagtaaatctacaagtTAATGTGGTTTCATGTGAttcattagatctattttataataaaaataactttacaatataatattacatcaagtcacgtcagtttgtgaggttattttgtgtaatccctttgtggctaaattaatttttttttttaattgtcacCTATGAATAGTGTGAAATACAAAACATGTAGCCTCaacaattaaaaacaaaaaaggaaaagaaaacttaaaataGAGATAAACATCTTAATTGCAAATGACTCTCCTTTGTTCTAACCCAAGCTAAGCAAACAAGCAATAAATAATTGAACCGAAAAAACAGGTGAGGCAATGCTATCTCCGATTAGAGCTCCCCCTGCTTCCTTCTTTCCCATCGAGGATATAATGCCGGCTATCTTTATCATCGCAATTGATGGGTATTAGATGGATCCCATTGACATGTATGTGGTAACGGCTAAATTATACTTCTCCATTGATTAATACAATTTTGTCAGTTGCATCCCTAAATTCTAATTGCTTTGGATTTTGGTACTTGGCTTCATCAtaattaatattgattttaatttatttttattgatgggattttgttatataatttataagatttttttcacGTTATAGAAAAGactataaatataagaaaaaaattatttttaatttgatgtgtAGAGTATACCTAATAAAGtacttatatgatataatttcatttaaaatgataaattttaaattttaatataaatgatGTAATCTAcgatttcataacaaaataactACAAATATAAAGCGAAATAACTTGGCCCTTAAGCAATTGAAATTGTTtattcagaaaaaataaataaatttcattggAGTCCATCGCTCTGATCTATTTATCGCCCTCTCGCTCTCGCTCACGTTACACGCTATCCTCCTCCTGCAGTGTTGTGGTTTTCAAAGCTGAAATGGAAGCTAAGATCGGGAAGTTCTTCGGCTCCGTTTCTAATTTCTTCTCCGGCGGCGACCACATCCCCTGGTGCGACAACGACGTCGTCATTGTAagctctattttcttttttattcttcctttCACCGCAGTTCCCTCTCCATAGAAAGATTACAACTTTAACTGACTTTCATTGCGGGATTCCATCGAACGCTATGCAATAGCTGAAGATCTAGATGAATGGAGATCTGGGTCCAATAAAATAGTTGCCCCTGTTTTATGCTTTA
This window contains:
- the LOC121240350 gene encoding reactive oxygen species modulator 1; translated protein: MARDSCLARVTAGVAVGGAVGGAVGAVYGTYEAIRYKVPGLMKIRYIGQTTLGSAAIFGLFLGAGSLIHCGKSY